A stretch of the Filimonas lacunae genome encodes the following:
- a CDS encoding TonB-dependent receptor, with translation MKPILLVIATVIAITAHAQKKCLLTGYITSGKGEVLPGASVKEMGQQVVSVSDASGFYSLPLLEGRHKIAVEGSGYGQQILELAIDKNTRLDIGLKETANTLQEVTIRSSAQQLLTQPQAGLERFSLNETRNMPVLMGERDLLKTIQLLPGVKSAGDGNSGFYVRGGSADQNLILLDDAPVYNASHFLGFFSTFNTDAIKELSLYKAAMPAQYGGRLSSVLDISTNDGSNQEYKVSGGVGLVATRLSVEGPLQKDKSSFLLSGRRTNIDMYLKLLSDSSLNRNKLNFYDLNLKLAYVLGKKDKISISGYMGHDVLLVAGLFGLDWGNKTTAARWTHTFNNRLLAHTSVAYSSFNFTAAVEQNNYNMSMYSQIKDLSGKTEWIYSPGTRSKIYMGVSGIYHNMNPGKISASDKSSVNSQQQQRRRSFENALYVNHDWKASDKLQLSYGLRLTAFSIMGGGGFYELDKQGNVTDTLFYKNRQVVKTYLNPEPRVSASYLLSSSASVKASYTRNVQNLHLVANATSAAPTDRWVSSTNIIKPELADQVSLGYYKNIAGYQYLFSVETYYKQMQNQIDYKDGADVFDDQVLESKLLYGKGRAYGLEMLIKKRKGKLTGWIGYTLSKTERKIDGINNNRWYNAKQDRTHEVSVTASYQLNSRWVLSGNWVFYTGNAVTYPAGKYYIGNRTVYYYTNRNAHRMANYHRLDLNASVSLFKKKKFSSDLSFGVYNAYGRENAYAVFFRQAAATPGKIEAVQVSLFRFVPSVSYDFKF, from the coding sequence ATGAAACCAATTTTACTGGTAATAGCAACGGTTATTGCTATTACCGCTCATGCACAAAAGAAATGCCTGTTAACCGGGTATATTACTTCCGGCAAAGGTGAAGTGCTGCCGGGCGCTTCTGTTAAGGAAATGGGCCAGCAGGTGGTTTCTGTTTCTGATGCATCCGGATTTTATAGTTTGCCGCTGTTAGAAGGCAGGCATAAAATAGCCGTTGAAGGTAGTGGATACGGACAGCAGATACTGGAGCTGGCCATTGATAAAAATACCAGGCTGGATATCGGGTTAAAAGAAACTGCCAATACTTTACAGGAGGTTACCATTCGGTCTTCGGCTCAGCAACTGCTTACCCAACCACAAGCCGGACTGGAAAGGTTTTCTTTAAACGAAACCAGGAATATGCCTGTTTTAATGGGGGAGCGGGATCTCTTAAAAACCATTCAGTTGCTGCCGGGGGTAAAATCGGCAGGAGATGGGAATAGTGGTTTTTATGTAAGAGGGGGCAGTGCCGATCAGAATCTTATTTTACTGGACGACGCTCCGGTGTACAATGCTTCGCATTTCCTGGGTTTCTTTTCCACGTTCAATACCGATGCGATTAAAGAACTGTCTTTATACAAGGCGGCGATGCCGGCACAATATGGCGGTCGTTTGTCTTCTGTACTGGATATCAGTACCAACGATGGCAGTAACCAGGAATACAAGGTGAGTGGTGGTGTGGGGCTGGTGGCAACGAGGTTAAGTGTAGAAGGTCCTTTGCAAAAGGATAAATCTTCTTTTTTGTTATCAGGACGCCGTACGAATATTGATATGTATCTGAAGTTGTTGAGCGATTCTTCTTTGAATAGGAATAAGCTGAACTTTTATGATCTGAATCTGAAACTGGCTTATGTGCTGGGAAAGAAAGATAAAATAAGCATCTCCGGATATATGGGCCATGATGTATTACTGGTTGCCGGCTTGTTTGGCCTGGACTGGGGTAATAAAACGACGGCAGCGCGCTGGACGCATACGTTTAACAACCGGTTGCTGGCGCATACATCAGTAGCCTACAGCAGCTTTAACTTTACTGCTGCGGTGGAACAGAATAATTATAATATGTCAATGTATTCCCAGATCAAAGATCTAAGCGGAAAAACAGAGTGGATCTATTCACCCGGCACGCGCAGCAAAATATACATGGGGGTAAGTGGCATTTATCATAACATGAACCCGGGCAAAATCAGTGCTTCCGATAAAAGCAGCGTTAACAGTCAGCAACAGCAACGCAGGCGTTCCTTTGAAAATGCGTTATATGTAAACCACGACTGGAAGGCATCTGATAAGCTGCAATTGTCGTATGGGTTGCGACTTACGGCTTTTAGTATCATGGGCGGCGGCGGTTTTTACGAGTTGGATAAGCAGGGAAATGTTACCGATACTTTGTTTTACAAAAACAGGCAGGTGGTAAAAACATACCTGAACCCTGAACCGCGTGTATCTGCCAGTTACCTGCTTTCTTCCTCTGCATCGGTAAAGGCTTCTTATACACGCAACGTGCAGAATCTGCACCTGGTAGCCAATGCCACTTCAGCGGCGCCTACCGACAGGTGGGTGTCGAGCACCAATATTATTAAGCCGGAACTGGCTGACCAGGTGAGCCTGGGCTACTATAAAAATATAGCCGGGTATCAATACCTGTTTAGTGTAGAAACCTATTATAAGCAGATGCAGAACCAGATTGATTACAAAGACGGAGCAGATGTTTTTGATGACCAGGTACTGGAGTCGAAGTTGCTGTACGGTAAGGGCAGGGCATACGGACTTGAGATGCTGATAAAAAAGAGAAAGGGCAAATTGACCGGGTGGATTGGGTATACCTTATCTAAAACAGAACGCAAAATTGATGGTATTAATAATAACCGCTGGTACAATGCAAAACAGGACAGAACCCATGAAGTTTCCGTGACGGCTTCTTATCAGTTGAACAGCCGCTGGGTGCTTTCCGGCAATTGGGTATTTTATACAGGTAATGCAGTTACTTATCCCGCAGGCAAATATTATATAGGCAATCGTACTGTATATTACTATACGAACCGGAATGCACATCGCATGGCCAATTACCACCGGCTTGACCTGAATGCTTCCGTCAGCTTGTTTAAGAAGAAAAAGTTTTCTTCTGATCTTTCTTTTGGGGTGTACAATGCTTATGGGCGTGAAAATGCTTATGCCGTTTTCTTCAGGCAGGCCGCCGCAACACCCGGTAAAATTGAGGCGGTGCAGGTATCATTATTTCGTTTTGTACCGTCTGTTTCTTATGACTTTAAATTTTAG
- a CDS encoding sensor histidine kinase: MDKGTEVTFDILFSNASMGILVTNEQGIIVLANPFLLSQFQYTASELLGAPLAKLIPSRFHHRHSSHVANYHTHPKSRPMGLGMDLFAVKKNGDEFPVEVSLGNFETQKGKFVIAYVSDISLRKKAEEELKHLNEELEEKIAERTSSLTSTVKQLAELITQTEAKDVELRRVNIFLHNVWEHAGAIIFATDPAGTITLFNPSAELHLGYKANEIIQHTSPVIFHQEQQLKQTARTLSAEAGLSIAPDFAVYQQIAQTNQPKEFEFTYVRKDHSTFPVSLNITAMRNKEGCIEGYLGIAIDITERKKAETDLRLALHKEIELSELKSRFVSIASHEFRTPLSTVLSSAYLISKYTESSDHAKRQKHVQRIISSVNLLTDILNDFLSVGKIEEGKIIVRPASFQVKEHIQNIVSELNGLMKKGQKIVYTHEGCTELTMDATMLKHIVLNLLSNAIKFSPEKTIIQLASKQNQTGFCLTCRDEGLGISEEDQQHLFERFFRGSNVSNIQGTGLGLHIISKYTELMNGTIFCKSKLNEGTTFEIHFAIQPC, translated from the coding sequence ATGGACAAGGGCACTGAGGTTACGTTTGATATATTGTTTAGTAACGCATCTATGGGCATTCTTGTAACGAATGAACAAGGCATTATTGTGCTGGCCAATCCTTTTTTACTTTCCCAGTTTCAATATACAGCATCAGAATTACTGGGGGCTCCCCTGGCAAAATTGATTCCCTCGCGCTTTCATCACAGGCATTCTTCGCACGTAGCCAACTATCACACCCATCCTAAAAGCCGTCCAATGGGGTTGGGAATGGATCTGTTCGCCGTTAAAAAGAACGGCGATGAATTTCCGGTAGAGGTAAGCCTGGGTAACTTTGAAACGCAGAAAGGAAAATTTGTAATAGCTTATGTCAGCGATATCTCCTTACGCAAAAAAGCGGAGGAGGAATTGAAGCATTTGAATGAAGAACTGGAAGAAAAAATTGCGGAGCGCACCTCTTCTTTAACCAGTACGGTAAAGCAACTGGCAGAACTGATTACACAAACCGAAGCAAAAGATGTGGAGCTAAGACGGGTAAACATTTTTTTGCACAACGTATGGGAACATGCGGGCGCTATTATTTTTGCCACAGACCCTGCCGGCACTATCACCCTGTTTAACCCCTCTGCCGAACTTCACCTGGGCTATAAGGCCAATGAAATTATTCAGCATACTTCCCCGGTTATTTTTCACCAGGAGCAGCAGTTAAAACAAACTGCCAGAACCCTTTCTGCCGAGGCAGGCTTATCCATAGCTCCCGATTTTGCGGTATACCAGCAAATTGCCCAAACCAACCAACCTAAAGAATTTGAGTTCACCTATGTAAGAAAGGATCATTCCACCTTTCCTGTTTCACTCAATATCACTGCCATGCGCAATAAAGAGGGCTGTATTGAAGGCTACCTGGGCATCGCCATAGACATTACCGAACGTAAAAAAGCAGAAACGGATTTAAGACTGGCCCTCCATAAAGAAATAGAATTAAGCGAATTAAAATCCCGCTTTGTTTCTATTGCGTCCCATGAGTTTCGTACACCATTAAGTACTGTGCTTTCTTCCGCGTACCTAATTTCAAAGTATACAGAGTCGAGCGATCATGCAAAGCGGCAAAAACATGTACAACGCATCATTTCATCGGTGAATCTGCTAACAGATATTTTAAATGACTTTTTATCGGTGGGCAAAATTGAAGAAGGTAAAATTATAGTACGGCCCGCCTCTTTCCAGGTGAAAGAACACATCCAAAACATTGTTAGTGAATTGAATGGCCTGATGAAGAAAGGCCAGAAAATAGTGTATACACACGAAGGATGCACAGAGCTGACAATGGATGCTACCATGTTAAAACATATAGTACTGAACCTGCTATCCAATGCCATTAAGTTTTCACCGGAAAAAACCATTATTCAGCTAGCCAGCAAACAAAACCAGACAGGATTTTGTTTAACATGCAGAGATGAAGGCCTGGGCATATCGGAAGAAGACCAGCAGCACCTGTTTGAGCGTTTCTTCAGGGGAAGCAATGTATCCAACATACAGGGAACGGGCCTTGGGCTTCATATTATCAGCAAGTATACCGAACTGATGAACGGAACCATATTCTGCAAAAGCAAATTAAACGAAGGCACTACATTCGAAATACATTTCGCCATTCAACCATGTTAA
- a CDS encoding response regulator: MQTILLIEDNNDIRENMAEILELAGYQVITAENGKIGIEQAKQKNPDLIICDIMMPVLDGYGVLHLLQRDPELQSIPFIFLTARTERTDIRKGMEMGADDYITKPFEGTELLSAVESRLKKTAMLKADFSNNLNGVNELIEVAANKDYLSELKENRSINYYKKKQLIYTEGNHPSRLFYIQKGKVKCFKRNEEGKELILKLYNEGEFLGYMPLLEGITYKESAEALEETELAVIPRAEFEELVNSNPLVMKKFIHILAVNIHENESHLLGLAFHSVRKKVAFTLVTLYKKYHTPGDTDFTIDISRDNLASLAGIAKESMIRTLGDFKEEKLIQIQDNRIFISNLHKLETLID, from the coding sequence ATGCAAACCATCTTACTTATTGAAGACAATAACGATATCCGTGAAAATATGGCCGAGATACTGGAACTGGCAGGTTACCAGGTAATTACAGCGGAAAACGGAAAAATAGGTATTGAACAGGCTAAACAAAAAAATCCCGACCTGATTATCTGTGATATTATGATGCCTGTTTTAGATGGATATGGCGTATTACACCTGTTGCAACGTGATCCGGAGCTGCAATCGATTCCTTTCATTTTCTTAACTGCCCGAACAGAAAGAACAGACATCAGAAAAGGTATGGAAATGGGCGCTGATGACTACATCACTAAACCCTTTGAAGGCACAGAATTATTGAGTGCTGTAGAAAGCAGGCTGAAAAAAACAGCAATGCTTAAAGCTGACTTTTCCAATAACCTCAACGGCGTAAATGAGTTAATTGAAGTGGCAGCAAACAAAGATTATTTAAGCGAACTCAAAGAAAACCGCAGCATTAATTATTACAAGAAAAAACAGTTAATATATACCGAAGGAAATCATCCATCCCGCCTCTTCTATATTCAAAAAGGAAAAGTGAAATGCTTTAAAAGAAATGAGGAGGGTAAAGAACTGATCCTTAAACTCTATAATGAGGGAGAGTTTTTAGGATATATGCCTTTGCTGGAAGGCATTACCTACAAAGAAAGCGCAGAAGCATTGGAGGAAACAGAGCTGGCTGTTATTCCCCGCGCAGAATTTGAAGAATTGGTGAACAGCAACCCATTGGTGATGAAAAAGTTTATTCATATACTGGCAGTCAACATCCATGAAAATGAAAGCCACTTGCTGGGTTTGGCTTTTCATTCCGTTCGAAAGAAAGTAGCTTTTACTTTAGTTACCTTATATAAAAAATACCATACTCCCGGCGATACCGATTTCACCATTGATATCTCCCGGGATAACCTCGCCTCTTTAGCAGGCATTGCCAAAGAATCAATGATAAGAACCTTGGGAGATTTTAAAGAGGAAAAGCTTATTCAAATCCAGGACAATCGCATATTTATTTCCAACCTGCATAAACTGGAAACATTAATAGATTAA
- the adhP gene encoding alcohol dehydrogenase AdhP — MLPTTMKAAVVREFGKPLQIEEMPVRAPGKHEILVKVVASGVCHTDLHAADGDWPVKPKLPLIPGHEAIGYVVALGPDVTGVKEGDIVGVPWLYSACGCCEFCITGWETLCHDQRNGGYSVDGGYAEYVVADARYVGHFPAGTDCKAMAPIICAGVTVYKGLKETDTRPGQWVGISGIGGLGHLAIQYAKAMGLQVAAIDVDDEKLAFASSLGAELTVNAKKQDPGAFLQKETGGMHGMLVTAVSPIAFSQGISALRRKGTIALNGLPPGSFDLPIFETVLNRYTVRGSIVGTRMDLQEAIDFAVAGKVKATIHTAKLDDINTVLGNMKAGKIEGRVVLDIA; from the coding sequence ATGTTACCAACAACAATGAAGGCCGCTGTGGTAAGGGAGTTTGGTAAACCACTGCAAATAGAAGAAATGCCAGTGAGGGCACCGGGCAAACATGAAATACTGGTAAAAGTGGTAGCCAGTGGCGTATGTCATACCGATTTGCATGCGGCAGATGGTGATTGGCCGGTGAAACCCAAGTTGCCGCTGATTCCCGGACACGAGGCTATTGGCTATGTGGTAGCCCTGGGGCCAGACGTAACGGGCGTTAAGGAGGGCGATATAGTAGGCGTGCCCTGGTTGTATAGTGCCTGTGGTTGCTGTGAATTTTGTATTACAGGCTGGGAAACACTTTGCCACGATCAGCGAAATGGGGGCTACAGTGTAGATGGTGGGTATGCGGAATATGTAGTGGCCGATGCGCGTTATGTAGGCCATTTTCCGGCAGGAACAGATTGCAAAGCCATGGCGCCCATTATTTGTGCAGGAGTAACGGTATATAAAGGTTTAAAAGAAACTGATACCCGGCCCGGCCAATGGGTAGGTATTTCGGGCATAGGAGGGCTGGGGCATCTGGCCATTCAATATGCCAAAGCAATGGGCTTGCAGGTGGCGGCTATAGATGTAGATGATGAAAAACTGGCATTTGCCAGCAGCCTGGGAGCCGAACTTACAGTAAATGCAAAGAAGCAGGACCCCGGAGCGTTTTTGCAAAAAGAAACAGGCGGAATGCATGGCATGCTGGTAACGGCTGTTTCGCCCATAGCATTTAGTCAGGGCATTTCGGCATTAAGGCGTAAAGGAACCATAGCGTTGAACGGCCTGCCGCCAGGCAGTTTTGATTTGCCCATTTTTGAAACTGTGTTAAACCGTTATACAGTAAGAGGTTCTATTGTAGGCACACGCATGGATTTGCAGGAAGCTATTGATTTTGCGGTAGCCGGAAAGGTTAAAGCCACCATACATACCGCTAAGCTGGACGATATTAATACAGTACTGGGTAATATGAAGGCAGGTAAAATTGAAGGCAGGGTAGTACTGGATATAGCATGA
- a CDS encoding baeRF3 domain-containing protein: MIQPFFSEAAEVIEATHYMPAISIILPFEPKMAGKHELKHRLHLAVLTVHKQLAKNYSKDKVLAVNAKLEEAINTIDYSSYKKSIAIYVSPVFQKIYYLDIAVEEKIIIDETFEIRDLVFSKKDLHKYLVLVLNEDHYRFIIGNTTQFIHIINSVKETEAVHRDLPSQTGNFSDTASQDEIDRNKFLLLADLCLGRVLLSHDLPLFILGPEQVIGHFKQISHHHKRVIQYVSGSFEKAGEQEIGKVLAPYVANWKRVCQQNVLHKLAMAVNENKITAGIHNVWRDAQHKNGSLLVVEKNFMYPAMKDIAADDVIEPLEEEVATPFYIKDAVDDVIEQVLINGGDVEFVDEGLLTAYQKIALIRFF, from the coding sequence ATGATACAACCGTTCTTTTCCGAAGCCGCTGAAGTGATAGAAGCCACGCATTATATGCCTGCTATATCTATTATTCTGCCTTTTGAACCTAAAATGGCGGGTAAACATGAATTAAAACACCGGTTACACCTGGCGGTATTGACAGTACATAAGCAATTGGCTAAAAACTATTCGAAGGATAAGGTGTTGGCAGTTAATGCCAAACTGGAAGAAGCCATCAACACAATAGATTATTCTTCCTATAAAAAAAGCATTGCTATTTATGTGTCGCCTGTATTTCAAAAAATATACTACCTGGATATTGCCGTAGAGGAAAAGATCATTATTGATGAAACTTTCGAAATAAGGGATCTGGTATTTTCTAAAAAAGATTTGCATAAATACCTCGTATTAGTATTGAATGAAGATCATTACCGGTTTATTATTGGTAATACTACCCAGTTCATACATATTATTAATAGCGTTAAAGAAACCGAAGCGGTTCATCGCGACCTGCCTTCCCAAACTGGTAATTTTTCGGACACTGCCAGCCAGGATGAAATAGATAGGAACAAGTTTCTGTTACTGGCCGATCTCTGTTTGGGAAGAGTATTGTTATCGCACGATTTGCCTTTATTTATACTAGGTCCTGAGCAGGTGATCGGGCATTTTAAACAAATAAGCCATCATCATAAACGTGTGATACAATATGTATCCGGCTCTTTTGAAAAGGCAGGTGAGCAGGAGATTGGTAAAGTGCTGGCCCCTTATGTGGCTAACTGGAAAAGAGTATGCCAGCAAAATGTTCTTCATAAACTGGCTATGGCCGTAAATGAAAATAAGATAACAGCAGGCATACATAATGTATGGCGGGATGCCCAACATAAAAATGGCAGTCTGCTGGTGGTAGAGAAAAATTTTATGTATCCTGCTATGAAAGATATAGCGGCTGATGATGTAATTGAGCCTTTGGAAGAAGAGGTAGCTACACCATTTTACATAAAAGATGCAGTAGATGATGTAATAGAACAGGTTTTAATAAATGGAGGAGATGTAGAGTTTGTAGATGAAGGTCTGTTAACAGCTTATCAGAAAATTGCATTGATCCGCTTTTTCTAA
- a CDS encoding universal stress protein yields MEKILVTMDATKLNRNLLDFAAYVARLTHSKITGVFLESPEAEEIVPVRKSVLGMPYVDSIVAGNLPEVKERNKLYNENVKLFKEACDTRGIPYSLCYNHCLADIITESRFADVLIVDAEMSFNSQYDGTPSSFIKEVLAKAECPVIIAPFHFTAIEEILFAYDGSMSCVFAMKQFTYLFPELADKKIRVLEVNAHKDSEITQRNKVGEWLKMHYSCIGFELLHGNASTSLLQQLLGKQNTFVVMGAFGRNMLSGFFKHSTAELVIRTIDLPVFIAHH; encoded by the coding sequence ATGGAAAAGATTCTGGTAACGATGGATGCTACAAAATTGAACAGAAACCTGTTAGATTTTGCAGCTTATGTAGCAAGGCTTACCCATTCCAAAATAACGGGTGTTTTTTTAGAAAGCCCGGAAGCAGAAGAAATAGTTCCGGTAAGAAAATCGGTATTGGGTATGCCTTATGTCGACAGCATTGTAGCTGGCAACTTACCAGAAGTAAAAGAACGAAATAAACTTTACAATGAAAATGTGAAGCTGTTTAAAGAAGCCTGTGATACACGCGGCATTCCTTACTCATTATGTTATAACCACTGCCTGGCCGATATTATTACAGAAAGCCGGTTTGCAGATGTATTGATTGTAGATGCCGAAATGTCTTTTAACAGCCAGTACGACGGCACTCCCAGCAGTTTTATCAAAGAGGTACTGGCAAAAGCAGAATGCCCGGTGATTATAGCCCCCTTTCACTTCACCGCCATTGAAGAAATATTGTTTGCTTACGACGGTTCTATGTCCTGTGTTTTTGCCATGAAGCAGTTCACTTACCTTTTTCCCGAACTGGCAGATAAAAAGATACGGGTACTGGAAGTAAACGCACACAAAGACAGCGAAATAACTCAAAGAAATAAAGTAGGCGAATGGCTAAAAATGCACTATTCGTGCATTGGGTTTGAACTATTGCACGGCAATGCCAGTACTTCCCTGCTACAGCAGCTATTGGGCAAGCAGAACACTTTTGTAGTAATGGGGGCATTTGGCCGTAACATGTTATCGGGTTTCTTTAAGCACAGCACGGCCGAATTGGTAATACGTACCATTGATCTCCCTGTATTTATTGCTCACCATTAA
- a CDS encoding universal stress protein, which produces MKKIIAAFDGFDYSTSTARYAIQLCKECNAHLVGVFLDDVTYHSYKLSEITGNGGIRTEKWDMLEAGDKEKREEAASNFEHACQQAKIEYSIHHNKYVAIHELLHESIYADLLIVNKTESFSAYDEKTPTFFMHELLSNVQCPVLVTPLTYNPIEKIVLLYDGSPASVFAIQSFSSLFSSLKRLPVEVLTVKNHKHNLHLPDNKLMKEFMKRHFPEAKYMITSGNADDQILAYLLKQHENTLLVLGAYQRSKMSRWFKASTADTLMENSSVPLFIAHK; this is translated from the coding sequence ATGAAAAAGATAATTGCCGCTTTTGATGGCTTTGATTACTCCACCAGCACCGCCCGCTATGCCATTCAGCTGTGCAAAGAATGTAACGCACACCTGGTAGGCGTGTTTTTAGATGATGTTACCTATCACAGCTATAAATTGTCGGAAATAACCGGCAATGGTGGCATACGCACCGAAAAATGGGATATGCTGGAAGCCGGCGACAAAGAAAAACGCGAAGAAGCGGCAAGTAATTTTGAACATGCCTGTCAGCAGGCAAAAATTGAATATTCCATTCATCATAATAAATATGTAGCCATTCATGAGCTACTGCATGAAAGTATATATGCCGATTTGCTGATAGTGAATAAAACAGAAAGCTTTTCGGCTTATGATGAAAAAACACCTACCTTTTTCATGCACGAGTTATTGAGCAATGTGCAATGCCCTGTGCTGGTAACCCCACTTACCTATAATCCTATTGAAAAAATAGTACTGTTATACGATGGCAGCCCGGCATCAGTATTTGCCATACAAAGTTTCAGTTCCTTATTCAGCTCGCTGAAAAGATTACCTGTAGAAGTTTTAACGGTAAAGAACCATAAACACAACTTGCATTTGCCTGATAACAAGCTGATGAAAGAATTTATGAAAAGGCATTTTCCGGAAGCAAAATATATGATTACAAGCGGAAATGCAGATGACCAGATTTTAGCTTATTTATTAAAACAGCACGAAAATACTTTACTGGTGCTTGGTGCTTACCAACGCAGTAAAATGTCGAGATGGTTTAAAGCCAGCACGGCAGACACGCTAATGGAAAACTCCAGTGTTCCTTTATTCATAGCACATAAATAA